Proteins encoded by one window of Thermococcus sp. Bubb.Bath:
- a CDS encoding biotin--[acetyl-CoA-carboxylase] ligase → MRPLKDSPAKRRILSLLREREIVSGETLGEELGVSRTAVWKHIEELKRLEYGISSTPSGYKLVHDPRIPYPWELEVEALYYRVTKSTMDEARKLAEKGVPSGLFVIAGEQRSGKGRRGRSWHSPPGGLYFSLILRPEIPMDELWKVEESSTRAIVGFLGTLGIEAKASGSGVFVNNKKIGGILTEAYGELEAVNFAILGVGLNVNNPAPPGGISLSAELGRELGLLDVTEGLFGTLLSELSWAVRG, encoded by the coding sequence ATGAGGCCCCTGAAGGACAGTCCAGCAAAGAGGAGGATACTCAGTCTTCTCCGTGAAAGGGAAATTGTCAGTGGGGAGACCCTTGGGGAAGAGCTCGGAGTATCGAGAACCGCCGTGTGGAAGCACATCGAGGAGCTCAAAAGGCTCGAATACGGGATATCTTCTACACCCTCAGGCTACAAGCTCGTTCACGACCCCCGCATTCCTTATCCGTGGGAACTTGAGGTTGAGGCGCTCTATTACCGCGTTACTAAATCCACAATGGACGAGGCAAGAAAACTGGCGGAGAAAGGGGTCCCTTCTGGTCTCTTCGTGATAGCAGGCGAGCAGAGGAGCGGAAAGGGGCGGAGGGGAAGGAGCTGGCACTCCCCTCCAGGTGGTCTCTACTTCTCGCTGATACTTCGACCTGAGATACCAATGGATGAACTGTGGAAGGTTGAGGAGTCTTCCACGAGGGCTATAGTTGGGTTCCTTGGAACACTTGGAATCGAAGCAAAGGCCTCCGGGAGCGGTGTCTTTGTGAATAATAAAAAGATTGGAGGAATCCTCACCGAAGCCTACGGGGAGCTTGAGGCCGTTAACTTTGCAATCCTTGGGGTGGGTCTCAACGTTAACAATCCTGCTCCCCCGGGTGGGATATCTCTCTCCGCCGAACTCGGCCGGGAACTTGGACTTCTTGATGTAACTGAGGGACTCTTTGGAACACTCCTATCAGAGCTTTCCTGGGCGGTGAGAGGGTGA
- a CDS encoding biotin transporter BioY, whose protein sequence is MGGLGLNIDVDDISYASVFGALTAIGAWISVPIGQVPITLQILFIVLSGFLLGVKRGFLSQVVYLSAGALGLPVFAKFTGGISAFYGPTGGYLIAFPIAAAVAGLSVGKKRLSAYLITGFLAIGAVYLLGWGRLVLLLNSPEKALEVGVIPFLPIDTIKVIVAALIAMRMRKTTIPF, encoded by the coding sequence GTGGGAGGTTTGGGATTGAATATAGACGTGGATGACATAAGCTACGCCTCGGTTTTTGGGGCGTTAACGGCGATAGGAGCATGGATAAGCGTCCCGATAGGACAGGTGCCGATTACACTACAGATCCTTTTCATAGTTCTCAGCGGATTCCTCCTCGGTGTTAAGAGGGGGTTCTTGAGCCAGGTCGTCTACCTCTCCGCGGGAGCCCTCGGTCTCCCGGTCTTCGCCAAATTCACCGGCGGAATATCCGCATTCTACGGGCCAACTGGAGGTTACCTCATAGCTTTTCCGATAGCTGCTGCCGTTGCTGGACTTTCAGTGGGTAAAAAACGACTCTCTGCCTACTTAATAACGGGCTTTCTCGCGATTGGTGCAGTGTATCTCCTGGGGTGGGGGAGGCTCGTTCTCCTCCTCAACAGCCCGGAAAAGGCGCTGGAGGTGGGGGTGATACCTTTCCTCCCTATTGACACCATCAAAGTTATCGTGGCGGCGTTAATAGCGATGAGGATGAGGAAGACTACAATCCCCTTCTAA
- a CDS encoding molybdenum cofactor guanylyltransferase, whose protein sequence is MLAVVLAFPGRFIHPLTPVNDVPMVKIVEERLLRAKRIDDALTVVPVGQVKKYSLHVRSPVGVRSKNDVEVLLRVLPPAGGIFLANGRMPLIMPFLVDYLSTLYPENGPDALIPRWADGSLEVTHAFYDVDALSDTLETCMAEGEKRLSCIGDYMDYEPVDIEPLSARNPKVALSFLRVRNSLDLRFAEENLRRGL, encoded by the coding sequence ATGCTGGCGGTTGTGCTCGCGTTTCCCGGCAGGTTCATACACCCCCTCACTCCTGTCAATGACGTTCCAATGGTCAAGATCGTCGAGGAGAGGCTCCTCCGAGCCAAGAGGATAGATGATGCCCTGACGGTGGTTCCGGTAGGGCAGGTGAAGAAGTACTCCCTCCACGTCCGCTCTCCTGTTGGTGTAAGGTCAAAGAACGACGTGGAGGTCCTTTTACGTGTCCTCCCCCCCGCGGGGGGTATCTTTCTGGCCAACGGCAGGATGCCACTGATAATGCCCTTCTTGGTGGACTACCTCTCCACCCTCTACCCGGAGAACGGCCCCGATGCGTTGATACCGCGCTGGGCGGACGGCAGTCTCGAAGTCACCCATGCCTTCTATGACGTGGATGCACTCTCCGATACCCTGGAAACGTGTATGGCAGAGGGGGAGAAGAGGCTTTCCTGCATCGGTGATTACATGGACTACGAGCCCGTGGATATAGAGCCCCTCTCCGCCAGGAACCCGAAGGTTGCGCTCAGCTTCCTGCGGGTTAGGAACTCCCTCGACCTGAGGTTCGCTGAGGAGAACCTTAGAAGGGGATTGTAG
- a CDS encoding RNA-binding protein, which yields MRAHHVRITTFIQATEDEDKVLDAIATFIPDEIDEDDIYLDVNETKGYFGNPIKVVNAEIKRSRAVRVFLENLKELLSDEDRNYILEHLDEKVDEEGTLYLRFNKQKAYLSEVKLDEGADVVQIRIKVKAFPMKKEAVVEDVREWLEE from the coding sequence ATGAGGGCTCACCACGTGAGGATAACCACCTTCATCCAGGCGACCGAGGACGAGGATAAGGTTCTCGACGCCATAGCCACGTTCATACCGGATGAGATCGATGAAGATGACATATACCTCGATGTCAACGAGACAAAGGGATACTTCGGGAACCCCATAAAGGTCGTCAACGCTGAGATAAAGAGGAGCCGGGCCGTTAGAGTGTTTTTGGAGAACCTCAAGGAACTCCTGAGCGATGAGGACAGGAACTACATCCTAGAGCACCTCGACGAGAAGGTTGATGAGGAGGGGACGCTCTACCTCCGATTCAACAAGCAGAAAGCATATCTCAGCGAAGTGAAGCTCGATGAGGGGGCAGACGTTGTACAGATAAGGATAAAGGTCAAGGCTTTTCCGATGAAAAAGGAGGCCGTTGTGGAGGACGTTAGGGAGTGGCTGGAGGAATGA
- a CDS encoding Ribonuclease P protein component 3, whose protein sequence is MTVEETEELHFSRAKYVEMDVRSPEAYETAMEWFDEVVFSKKLVLREEPEWGPLKEELRELRREYKRVAILLVTKKPSLVRDVRKRFPSFPLYVQGGDLRVNRVAIENGADAVISPWLGRKDPGIDHVLARMAARKDVAIGFSLSPLLHATPYDGAQILRFMSKTWELVRKYSTPRFLTSSAEKKWDVRSPRDLMSLGINIGMDTPQAKASLDFYPRKIIGKYTS, encoded by the coding sequence ATGACGGTCGAGGAAACGGAGGAACTCCACTTCTCACGGGCTAAGTACGTGGAGATGGATGTTAGGAGCCCTGAGGCATACGAAACTGCAATGGAGTGGTTCGACGAGGTCGTCTTCTCAAAGAAGCTGGTCCTCCGCGAGGAACCTGAGTGGGGGCCACTCAAGGAAGAACTGCGGGAACTGCGGAGGGAGTACAAGCGCGTGGCAATCCTCCTCGTTACTAAAAAGCCCAGCCTTGTTCGCGATGTTAGGAAGAGGTTCCCAAGCTTCCCTCTCTACGTCCAGGGAGGAGACCTGCGGGTGAACAGGGTGGCTATCGAGAACGGGGCCGACGCAGTTATCAGCCCCTGGCTTGGGAGGAAAGACCCAGGCATCGACCACGTGCTGGCCAGGATGGCCGCCAGAAAGGACGTGGCGATAGGTTTTTCCCTGTCCCCACTCTTACATGCGACGCCTTACGATGGGGCCCAGATTCTACGCTTTATGAGCAAAACGTGGGAGCTCGTTAGAAAGTACTCAACGCCGAGGTTCCTGACCAGCTCCGCGGAGAAAAAGTGGGACGTCAGGAGTCCAAGAGATTTGATGAGTCTCGGGATAAACATCGGGATGGATACCCCCCAGGCGAAGGCGAGCCTGGACTTTTACCCAAGGAAAATCATTGGAAAGTACACTTCCTAA
- a CDS encoding LuxR family transcriptional regulator, producing the protein MKPIPFLAALLVLVAMTMPWFTADNTQGMGVLSASKQDNGELSLWSIAEKVYSNPLAIKESAVKTLQVESVSSVESILPIIGIPLVILGAVVGLFKGRIGHGVGLLGMVLLTLPMVYSPGAGIRGSLTVGVGYVLAWVGFSIGLISALASK; encoded by the coding sequence ATGAAACCGATACCGTTCCTGGCAGCGTTGCTGGTGCTCGTGGCAATGACGATGCCGTGGTTCACAGCAGATAACACCCAGGGGATGGGCGTCCTTTCAGCATCGAAACAGGATAACGGAGAACTCAGCCTCTGGAGCATCGCGGAAAAGGTTTACTCCAACCCGCTGGCCATTAAGGAGAGTGCTGTAAAGACCCTTCAGGTAGAGTCAGTCTCATCCGTTGAATCCATACTTCCAATAATAGGTATTCCCCTGGTAATCCTGGGGGCAGTTGTAGGACTGTTCAAGGGTAGAATTGGTCACGGAGTAGGACTGCTTGGGATGGTGCTCCTCACGCTGCCCATGGTGTACTCCCCAGGGGCTGGAATACGGGGCAGCCTCACCGTAGGGGTGGGTTACGTACTGGCATGGGTGGGGTTCTCAATAGGCCTCATCTCAGCCTTGGCTTCAAAGTGA